Proteins encoded in a region of the Phoenix dactylifera cultivar Barhee BC4 chromosome 3, palm_55x_up_171113_PBpolish2nd_filt_p, whole genome shotgun sequence genome:
- the LOC103701053 gene encoding glucosidase 2 subunit beta translates to MGGRLRISLTISCLLLIWISASASIPSRESLGIAPQDLSYYKSDVIKCKDGSKKFPKEQLNDEFCDCPDGTDEPGTSACPQGKFYCRNAGHIPLTIFSSRVNDGICDCCDGSDEYNGNVNCPNTCWEAGKVAREKLQKKIATFQNGVTIRKQEVEKAKQAFAKDEAELSKLRSEEKILEELVQKLKEQKERIEKAEEEEHKKKEEEEKRLKESETKANELKKASKESSHDSTDQAPELHNQDAMEDHHDSAVEDKNDYTTETEISDNQAVGKVADDHDDTIAKSGHEADGRSDGSSFSHVEKQGPVSDSTEGLSREELGRLVASRWTQEDATEENNEVNTAKEEGHEHDEDESEENHDGYNSDSDEDHKFEDDDLEDDPHTEFGEDHEEPTGAYSSDEDDKADYSDLTVSGSSSWLDKIQQTVNNVLQAFSLFRRPVNISEAATVRKEYDDLSSKLSKIQSRISSLNEKLKHDFGKDKEFYSFYDRCFESKQNKYTYKVCPFKKASQVEGHSSTRLGHWDKFEESYRVMLFSNGDRCWNGPDRSLKVRLRCGLKDELADIDEPSRCEYVAILSTPAVCLEEKLKELQQKLEDMNTSQPSGHDEL, encoded by the exons ATGGGAGGTCGTCTCCGGATTTCCCTGACGATCTCGTGTCTTCTATTGATTTGGATCTCCGCGTCGGCCTCGATTCCGTCGAGGGAATCGTTGGGGATAGCTCCTCAAG ATTTGAGTTATTATAAATCGGATGTGATCAAATGCAAGGATGGATCGAAAAAATTCCCGAAAGAACAGCTAAACGACGAGTTCTGCGACTGCCCGGATGGAACCGACGAACCCG GGACATCAGCGTGTCCGCAAGGGAAATTCTATTGCCGGAATGCGGGTCACATTCCTCTGACAATCTTCTCTTCTCGAGTGAATGATGGTATATGTG ATTGTTGTGATGGGAGTGATGAATATAATGGCAATGTGAACTGTCCAAACACATGTTGGGAGGCCGGTAAAGTGGCCAGGGAGAAACTGCAGAAGAAGATAGCAACATTTCAGAATGGAGTTACTATTCGGAAGCAGGAagtagaaaaagcaaaacaagcatttgCTAAAGATGAAGCCGAATTGTCAAAACTTAGAAGTGAAGAGAAGATACTCGAAGAGCTTGTTCAGAAGCTTAAAG AGCAAAAAGAACGAATTGAAAaggcagaggaagaagaacataaaaaaaaggaagaggaagaaaagaggctcaAAGAATCTGAAACAAAAGCTAATGAGTTAAAGAAAGCATCCAAGGAATCTTCACATGATAGCACCGATCAGGCTCCAGAATTACATAATCAG GATGCAATGGAAGATCACCATGATTCTGCAGTAGAAGACAAAAATGATTATACTACTGAAACTGAGATATCTGATAATCAAGCAGTGGGAAAG GTAGCTGATGATCATGATGACACTATAGCCAAATCTGGACATGAGGCTGATGGTAGAAGTGACGGGTCATCTTTCAGTCATGTGGAAAAGCAG GGGCCAGTTTCTGACAGCACTGAAGGATTGTCGAGAGAAGAGCTGGGTCGTCTTGTAGCGTCTCGCTGGACTCAGGAAGATGCTACAGAAGAAAACAATGAAGTTAATACAGCAAAAGAAGAAGGACATGAACATGATGAAGATGAATCAGAAGAAAATCATGATGGCTATAATTCAGATAGTGATGAAGATCATAAGTTTGAGGATGATGATTTGGAAGATGACCCACATACAGAATTTGGAGAGGATCATGAAGAGCCTACTGGTGCCTACAGTTCTGATGAAGATGACAAAGCTGACTATTCAG ATTTAACTGTCTCTGGTAGCTCATCATGGCTGGACAAGATTCAACAGACTGTCAATAATGTTCTTCAAGCTTTCAGCCTTTTCAGACGTCCAGTGAACATATCag AAGCTGCTACTGTCCGAAAGGAATATGATGACTTAAGCTCGAAGTTGTCCAAAATTCAGTCAAGAATATCCAGTCTGAATGAAAAGCTGAAACATGATTTTG GCAAGGATAAAGAATTTTATTCATTCTATGATCGTTGCTTTGAGAGCAAGCAGAATAA GTACACTTATAAGGTCTGTCCATTTAAGAAAGCCTCCCAGGTCGAAGGGCACAGTTCCACCCGATTGGG GCACTGGGATAAATTTGAGGAGTCATACAGAGTCATGTTATTTTCCAATGGAGATAGGTGTTGGAATGGCCCCGATAGAAGTCTAAAG GTGAGACTTAGGTGTGGATTGAAAGATGAGCTTGCGGACATTGATGAACCAAGCCGATGCGA GTATGTAGCTATACTTTCAACTCCAGCCGTATGTCTAGAAGAGAAGCTAAAG GAACTGCAGCAGAAACTTGAAGATATGAACACAAGTCAACCCTCTGGTCATGATGAGCTATGA